The proteins below are encoded in one region of Hordeum vulgare subsp. vulgare chromosome 3H, MorexV3_pseudomolecules_assembly, whole genome shotgun sequence:
- the LOC123440343 gene encoding probable indole-3-acetic acid-amido synthetase GH3.1: MPEAPSALPAPASGYAPGAHREALDFIEHVTANAGKVQQRLLAEILAQNATAEYLRRHGVSCSSSPLDAVDVFRRCVPLVTYEDLQPDILRIANGDTSPILSGKPISEFLTSSGTSGGERKLMPTIADELDRRSLLYSLLMPVMSQSLPGLDKGKAMYLLFVKAESRTPGGLAARPVLTSYYRSRQFLDRPHDPYTAYTSPNEAILCVDSYQSMYAQLLCGLVHRTDVLRVGAVFASGFLRAIRFLEKHWRRLCHDIRTGELDPEITDRAVRDAVGRLLCANPALASEIEAECSKPSWEGIIRRLWPRTKYIDVIVTGAMSQYIQTLEFYGGGLPLICTMYASSECYFGLNLNPMCKPGDVAYTLVPTMCYFEFLPVHCSNANAEPSHHDLVDLVDVKLGHDYELVVTTFSGLCRYRVGDVLRVAGFKNEAPMFSFVRRRNVALSIDSDKTDETELHTAVSSAMQHLAPFGASLVEYTSYADTAAIPGHYVLFWELREGSTPVPASVFEECCLSVEEALNSVYRQCRACDRSIGPLEIRVVSEGTFEKLMDYALSQGASINQYKAPRCVRPGPVVELLDARMQASYFSPKCPKWSPGNKQWNTSNKELLSIGDA, encoded by the exons ATGCCGGAAGCACCGAGTGCCCTGCCAGCTCCCGCCTCCGGCTACGCCCCCGGGGCGCACCGCGAGGCGCTCGACTTCATCGAGCACGTCACCGCGAACGCTGGGAAGGTGCagcagcgccttctcgccgagattCTGGCGCAGAACGCGACGGCGGAGTACCTGCGCCGACACGGCGTCTCCTGCAGCAGCAGCCCCCTCGATGCCGTGGACGTCTTCCGCCGCTGCGTCCCGCTCGTGACCTACGAGGACCTCCAGCCGGACATACTCCGCATCGCCAACGGTGACACCTCGCCGATCCTCTCCGGCAAGCCCATCTCCGAGTTCCTCACAAG CTCCGGCACTTCCGGAGGGGAGCGGAAGCTCATGCCGACCATCGCCGACGAGCTGGACAGGCGTTCGCTGCTCTACAGTCTACTGATGCCGGTGATGAGCCAGTCGCTGCCCGGGCTGGACAAGGGCAAGGCGATGTACCTGCTCTTCGTGAAGGCCGAGTCGCGAACGCCGGGAGGGCTCGCCGCGCGGCCGGTGTTGACAAGTTACTACCGGAGCCGGCAGTTTCTCGACAGGCCGCACGACCCGTACACGGCGTACACGAGCCCCAACGAGGCCATCTTGTGCGTGGACTCCTACCAGAGCATGTATGCCCAGCTGCTCTGCGGCCTCGTGCACCGCACCGACGTGCTGCGCGTCGGCGCCGTGTTCGCTTCGGGCTTCCTCCGCGCCATACGCTTCCTAGAGAAGCACTGGCGGCGCCTGTGCCACGACATCCGCACCGGCGAGCTCGACCCGGAGATCACCGACCGCGCGGTGCGCGACGCCGTCGGGAGGTTGCTCTGCGCCAACCCAGCCCTCGCCAGCGAGATCGAGGCCGAGTGTTCAAAGCCGTCGTGGGAGGGCATCATCCGACGCCTGTGGCCTCGCACCAAGTACATCGACGTGATCGTGACCGGCGCCATGTCGCAGTACATCCAGACCCTCGAGTTCTACGGCGGCGGACTGCCGCTCATCTGCACCATGTACGCTTCCTCCGAGTGCTACTTCGGCCTCAACCTCAACCCCATGTGCAAGCCGGGCGACGTCGCATACACCCTCGTTCCCACCATGTGCTACTTCGAGTTCCTCCCTGTCCATTGCAGCAACGCCAATGCCGAGCCGAGCCACCACGATCTTGTCGATCTAGTGGATGTGAAGCTCGGCCACGACTACGAGCTCGTGGTAACCACCTTCTCAG GTTTGTGTCGGTATCGTGTGGGCGACGTACTGAGGGTAGCAGGGTTCAAGAACGAGGCGCCCATGTTCAGCTTCGTGCGACGGCGGAACGTGGCGCTGAGCATCGACTCCGACAAGACGGACGAGACGGAGCTGCATACGGCGGTGAGCAGCGCGATGCAGCACCTGGCCCCGTTCGGCGCATCGCTGGTGGAGTACACCAGCTACGCCGACACAGCCGCCATCCCAGGCCATTACGTCTTGTTCTGGGAGCTGCGCGAGGGAAGCACGCCGGTGCCGGCCTCCGTGTTCGAGGAGTGCTGCCTGTCCGTGGAGGAGGCCCTGAACAGCGTGTACCGGCAGTGCCGCGCCTGCGACAGGTCCATCGGCCCCCTTGAGATCCGCGTTGTGTCCGAGGGCACCTTCGAGAAACTCATGGACTACGCGCTCAGCCAGGGCGCCTCCATCAACCAGTACAAGGCGCCGCGGTGCGTGCGCCCAGGACCGGTCGTCGAGCTTCTGGACGCGAGGATGCAGGCCAGCTACTTCAGCCCCAAGTGCCCGAAATGGAGCCCCGGGAACAAGCAATGGAACACCTCCAACAAGGAGCTGTTGAGCATCGGAGACGCCTAG